The DNA region CGCAATGTACTTTGCCGGCATCCAGCAACACCTCGACAATATCGAACCGGACCTTCACTTGCGGATATCTCAGCAGCCGCAGGTAATCCAGGGCTGCTCGCGTCAAGCGCCGCCGCCGCTGCGCATCCACCGCCGCAGCAGGGCGCTCCCAGTCCTCTGAAGAGCGCGTCTTGACCTCGACGAATACGAGGCATTCCTTCTCCCGAAATACCAAATCAATCTCCCCTCGTTGCGAACGGAAATTGGCCGTCAGGAATTTCAGCCCATTCCGCCGCAGATACTTCCTGGCGGCCTGTTCCCCCAATTCCCCATAGCGCAAGTGCACAGGCCTCGGCCTTCGACTCCACCACCTCCGCATTTGCTCGACCCAATGCATTGTTCGCCCGGTTTGCTTTGATTGCCGCCCCCGCTCGTTTTATAAGTGGGCCATTGAGCAGAGAAATGTCAAGATGCAAGCCGCCGAGAGGCCTCTCCCCTCGGGGGTCGAAGCAACGAG from Verrucomicrobiia bacterium includes:
- a CDS encoding YraN family protein, which encodes MHLRYGELGEQAARKYLRRNGLKFLTANFRSQRGEIDLVFREKECLVFVEVKTRSSEDWERPAAAVDAQRRRRLTRAALDYLRLLRYPQVKVRFDIVEVLLDAGKVHCVRHLPNTFPMERPYRYG